The genomic window CCCCGCCCCGGCAGCGTGGCACCCCTATGAAGATTCATCTCACCGCCATCGTCCTGGCTGCCTTTTTGGCCGGATGCCAGACGCAGCTCGTCTCGCTACGGCAGCCCCTCGTCGAAGAGGGGGAGCTTTATCTCTACACCCGCCCCTTTCCGCCGGCGGCTGAGCGCCTGAGCTTCACCCTGGAAGGGATCAGCGCGGTGCGCGAGGACGGTGCTGAGTTTCCCGTCTCCCTGGCGCTGAAGGAGGTGAGGCCTGCGGAGCTCACCCGGCAGCGTTTCCTGGGCTCATCCACCCTCACCCCGGGAAGCTACACGGGCCTTGCCCTGCGCATCTCGCACCCGCTTTTGCGCCGCGAGGAGGGAACAGCGGCCCTGCAGGCACCGGAACGGGTGACGATCAACGCCCCCTTCACGGTCCAAAAACAGAAAGCGCTCCTGCTCTCGCTTTCCTTTGATTACGACAACTCCATCGGGGCCGGCTTCAGATTCACCCCGGTGTTTACCGTCCGTGAGCCGCGCAGGCCCGTCGTCGGGCTGGCCGGCTACGTCACCATCCCCGAGGCCAACGCCATCGCCATCTTCGACAAGCAGTCGGCCGAGGTCGCCGGTTTCATCGCCACCGGCAAGACCCCCCGCGGCCTCATATTCGACCAGCAGCGCAGGCGCGCCTACGTCGCCCTCTCCGGGGATGACGCTCTGCAGGTGATCGACATGGTCACCGGCGAAGAGGTACGCAGGATCAGGCTCACACCCGGCGACTCCCCGGAAGAACTGGCCCTCTCCCCAGACGGCAAGACGCTGCTGTCGGTCAACAAGGGTTCCAACACGGTGAGCTTCGTGGACCCGCAGGGGTATTTCGAGACCGGGCGCCTGGCGGTGGGGGATGCCCCCTCCTCGGTGCTCATCGACCCCACCGGGCAGAGAGGGTACGTATTCAACAGCTTCGCAAGCACCATGACCGTCATCGACCTCGCGCGCAGGACGGTAAGCGCCACGGTGGGGAGCGCGCCCGGAGATGGACACGGCGCTTTCAGCCGCAGCGGCGATCAGCTCTACGCGGTACACGCGCTCAGCTCGTACCTGGACGTCCTCGACCCCTTCACCCTGGCACAGCAGCGGAGGTACTACGTGGGGATGGGGGTGTGCACCCTGAAAGTCGACCAGCGCTCCGGCATCGTCTACACCGGGCGCAAGTCCGATGCGTGGGTGCAGGCTCTCGAGCCCTTCACCTTCAACACCATCGCCACCGTGCCGCTCGGGGGAAGCCCGGCGTACCTCACCATCGACGCGGACGAGAACAGGCTTTACGCCGTAAACCCCGCGCGCAGGCGGGTGCAGCTCGTTAACCTGGTAAGCTACCGCCTGGAAAACGAGCTGGAGCTCCCCGCGCCCCCGCACCGGCTCGCGCTGATGGGCGAAAGGTGACCGTCCGGTGCACGGCACGATGTTCAAAGCGGCGGCGCTGCGGCTCGCCAAGGCCTGGCTTGTCTGCCTCTTCGGAAGCCTGCTGCAGCCGCAACGTGCCTCGGCGGACCTTCTCAACGGCTACCTGGAGTGGGACTACAGCCACCTCCAGTCGCAGACCCGGGACGCGACCGGCACAAGCGGCGCCCAGAAGGGGGACGGTTTGACCCAGAAGTACAGCCTGATGTTGAACAAGAGCTTTCTCCCGCTATTGTCCCTGCGCGCCGGCTACCTGTGGGAAAGCGACCGCAACTGGCTCACCGCCAACGGGTCAGAGGCCCGCTCCTCTATCACCACGTCGCTGCCGAGCGTGGACCTGCTTATGGGAAGCCCCATGTTGAACGCGAGCCTTGGCTACAGCAAGAGAAAGGAGAGCGACTCCACCGCGGGGACCTCCCTTCCCGACCGCTACAACGAGGAGTACCACGCTTCCCTTGGGTGGCGCCCGGAGGGACTTCCGGCAGTGAGCCTGCTCCTTACCAGGATCAACACCTTTGACGGCCTGCGTCAGCTGGAGGACAGCAGCAACGACCGGGCCACGCTGGGGATCACCTACAACGTGAAGAACCTCGACCTCAAATACCTCTTCAACTACAACGACCAAAAGGACAGGCTCCTGGGGCTCGACGTATCCCAGCTGTCCCACACCGGCACGGCAAGCTACAGCGGGCAGTTCTTCGACGAGCGCGTCTCGCTCTATTCCACCTACAACGTGAGCGAGCAGGGTACCGCCACCTCGTCCAGCGGCCGGGGCATGGTGGACCAGCAGCTCTTGCCGTTTTCCGGGCTCGCCGCCCTTACCGGCCCGGGGCAGCAGTACGTGGTCCCCGAGACCGCCACCCTGGGGAGCTACCCGCTGCTCGTCGACGGCAACCTGGATAAGAGTGCGGGGATCGACCTCGGCCCGCAGCCGGGACCGCAGGCGAAGAGAAACTTCGGCTTCGACTTCCAGAACCCGCAGACAACGGTGAACCGGGTGCTGCTCTGGGTCGCCACTTCCAACGGCCAAAGGCTCCCCGACGCCATCGCCCGGCAGTACACCTGGACCGTCTACCAAAGCCAGGACAACCTCGCCTGGGCCCCGGTCAGCACCGTCACCGGGCTCACCCTGGACCCGTTCCAGAACCGCTTCGAGATCAAGTTCGCCCCGGTCGCCACCCGCTACCTGAAGGTGGTCGCTGCGCCGCTCGACCCGGCGCAGGTCCCCCCCGGCATCATCGGCTTCCCCCCATCCTTCAACCTCTTTGTCACCGAGATCCAGGCCTTCGACGAGGTGCCGGCGGCATCGGTGCAGAAAAACAGCACCGTCCTTTCTCAGATGCTGAACACGGACGTGAAGGTCCGGCTGACCGACTCACCGGCGCTGTACTACGACGGCTCCTTCTTCCTGACCAGCTCTTTGCCCAACGGCTTCACCAAATGGACGGTGAGTAACGCCCTCATGGCGGAGCACCGCTTCAATGACTGGATCTCGGGGAGCGCGAGGGGAGCCCGGGAGGACAGCGAGGAACCGAAGGGGCACCGGGGCGCCTTCGTCTACAGCGCTTTGTTGCGCATGGCCCCCCTGCCGACCCTGAGCGACACCATCACCTACTCCGGGCGCCGCGAGTCCTTTCAGGGGAAGACAAGCGGAGCTGATTCCTTGTTCATCAGCAACACCGCGGAGCTCTACCAGGGGGTGAACCTCAATGCCAGCGGCGGCCTGAGCCTGTCCAGCACCGACAGCGGAGCACGGATCAGGGCCTACAACGCCCTCTTCGGGGTGAACCTTAAGCCCCGCGGCGACCTGAGTCTCAACGCGAACTACAGCTGGAACAGCTCCTTAGCCACCGGTGCAGGTATCAGCGACACTTCCATCAGCACACAGCGCGAGGACATCGGCGTGACCTATCGCCCCTTTACCACGCTCTACCTGACCAGCTCCTTTTCGCTATTGCAGCAAAGCGGTAAGGCCGGCACCACCTTCCAGAATTACGGGATCAACTGGTCCCCGTTCCCCGACGGCACGCTGCAGTTCAACTTCGCCTACTCGGAGAACCTGGCCTCGCTGAACCAGCAAAAGAGCAAGATGCTGACCCCGGGGCTCACCTGGAAGATAACACCGCGCACCACCCTGGATGCGTCCTATCAGAGACTCAACACCTCTTCCTCCTCCGGCACCGAGAGCTCGCAGACCATAAGCGCGGTGCTCAGGAGCTCGTTCTAGGAAAGGAACGCACACTGGAGCACGTTATGCCCAAGCGATGGATACCGCCAATCATGACCCTCGTTCTTCTTGCCCTGGCCGGCTGTGCCGGTCCAGCAGAGGTGTACCGCGACGCCAACATGGACTTCGGGGCCCTGCACACCGTCGCCATCATGCCGCTGGCCAACCTGACCCGCGAGACGTCCGCGGCGGAGCGGGTTCGAGACGTCTTCACAACCAAGCTCCTGGCAACCGGCGCACTGTACGTCATCCCCCCGGGCGAAGTCGCCCGCGGTATCAGCAGGGTCGGCATCAGTAACCCGGTCGCCCCCAGCACCGAGGAGCTCACCAAGGTGGCGGGGGTGATCAAGGCGGACGCCGTCATCACCGGCACGGTAAAAGAGTACGGGGAGGTCCGTTCCGGAAGCTCAGCTGCCAACAGCATCTCCCTCAGCTTCCAGCTTCTGGAGACCCAGACCGGCAAGGTGGTCTGGTCCGCCTCAACCACCATGGGGGGAATCGGCATCACGGACCGGCTCTTCGGCGGTGGTGGCGAGCCGATGAACGACATCACCGAGCGGGCGGTTAACGATGCCATCAAGAAACTCTTTCAGTAGCCTCGTCGCCGCTCTACTCGTGCTGCTCGTCGCCGGCTGCGCTCCGCTGCGCCGTGCCGCATGGACCGGGGACGAGGCGGGCAACGCAGAGGGGGGCGTGGCCATCCTCCCCTTGCAAAACCTGAGCGGCGGGACAGCACCGGTCACCGAACTGCGGCAGGAGCTCGCCAGGCGCCTTGCCCTGCGGGGCATGAAGATCCTGCCTGAAGCGCAGTTGGAGCAGTTCATGGCGCGGCACCGTCTGCGCTACGTGGGGGGGATGGACGCGGCCACGGCGCAGGCGTTACGCCGCGAGACCGGAGCGCGAGGGGTGCTCATTACCGAGGTGGAGCTCTACCGCACCCCCTTCCCTCCCAGGGTCGCCCTCACCTCACGCCTGGTGACTACGGAGGAGACCCCAAGAATCGTGCGCATGGAAAGCGTGGCGCTCTCCGGGGACGACGCCCCTGGCCTTCTCGGCGTGGGGCTGGTAAGGAGGCCGCAGGAGGTGACCGACCGGGCGCTCCAACTGCTGGCCGAGGCGCTGACCGGAGGAAAGCCGCAGCCGATACCGAGGGTGCCTTTGGGATCGGACTCCGTGTACCTCGCCCGCCCTCTCGACCCGGGGCGAAGCTACCGGGTGGCCGTGCTCCCCTTCTTCGACAAGGGAAGCCACGGCTACGCCGGCGAGATCCTGGCGCTGCACTTCATCGGGGAGCTGGTCAGGCAGGGGAGGTTCCAGGTGATCGAGCCGGGGACGGTACGCGAAGACCTCCTGCGCTACCGGATCATCATGGAGGACGGGGTCTCGCTGGCAGACGCCGAGCTCCTCTTCGGGATGCTCAGCACGGACCTCATCCTCACCGGCGAGGTCAACGACTTCGAGGACCTCCAGGGGGCCCAGGCTGCGCCCAAGGTCGACTTTTCCGCGCTGCTCCTCGAGCGGAGCAGCCGCCGGGCGGTCTGGTCCATGGGCGACCACCGGACCGGGATGGACCGGGTCCACTTTTTCGATATCGGCAGGATCACTACAGCAAGCGCACTGGCCGCCGGGATGGTGCACCAGGCGGTTGAAGAAAGCCTCGGCCGCTAGCGAAACAGCACACCGCAGCGCCGGGCAGGGCAGAGAAGGACAGACAGCAGTGCACCGCACTACACACATGAAGGAAGGGACCATGAACATGAATGCGATGAAGTTACTTTTGATCACGGCACTTTGCGCTGGAACCCCGGCCTGGGCCGGCTTGGCGGCCGCCACCGCCACAAAGGCGCCGGCCGCGCCGGCCGCCAAGCCCCGGGAAACCGTGCAGGAAAAGGGAAGCAGTGAGAAAGGGAAGCCGGCCCCCCAGAAGGAGGGGGTGACGGTCCTGCTCCAGGCCCCGACCTTCTCACCGCGCTTCGCTCAGACCCCGGTCGCGCTGGTGAACGATGACCCCATCCTCATGCAAGAGTTCACCGATGCCCTCGGAAGTATTCACGAAGGGACGGGTTCCGGCGCCGATACCAAGGCGGGTAAGAAAAACTTTCAATCGGTGCTCGATCGTCTGGTGAGCGCGCGGCTCATCATGGCCGAGGGGTTCAACATGGGGCTCGACGAGTTGCCCGAGGCGAAAAAAGGGATCAGCGACTTCTCGGCAAGCAGCCTCGGCGAAATCCTGAAGAGACGCCAACTCGAGGGGCTCAAACCGGACAAGAAGGTCGTGGACCGGATCTACCAGGACCTGGTCAAGGAGTGGAAGATCAGGTCGGTCAAGTTCGACAAGAAGGATGACGCCGCCAAGCTCGCGGAGCAGCTAAAGGGAGGCGGGAAATTCGATGCACTCGCCGACAAGCTGATCGACGCGGGCAAGGTCCAGGGGGGCAAGGAGGGGGAATGGGTGCAGCCCAAAGGACTTCTGCCCCAGATCGCCCAGGCCCTGTCCCGCATGAAGGATGGCGAGGTGACCGCGGTGCTCCCGGTCGGGCCGGCGTTCACCCTGGTGGAACTCCAGGAGGTCCGCTTCCCGAAGGAGAACGATCAGGCGCTCGAGGAGGCGACTCAGCGCGCCCTCGAGCTTAAGAGCAACCAGGCCCTGGACCAGTACTGGAAAGACCTGGAGAAAAAGTACGTCACCCTGCACAAGAAGGTGCTGGACAAGCTCGACTTCGAGGCGCCCCGCCCAGGCTTCGACAAGCTTTTGAAAGACCGGCGGGTCGTGGCGGATATCCGCGGCGAAAAACCGATCACGGTCGGCGACCTAGCCGCCGCCATCAGGGGGAAATTCTTCCACGGCATCGGCGAGGCGATCAAGATCAAGAAGGTGAACGAAGGGAAGGTCCCCGCGCTGGAAGACATGCTCCTGGCAAGGGTTTTCAAGATGGAAGCGCTCAAACAGGGGATCGACCGGAGCGATGAGTACAAAAACGCCAACAAGAAGTACCGCGATTCCATCGTCTTCGGCATGTTCATCGACAAGGTGGTGGTGCCGGAAATCAAGGTGACCAACGGCGAGGTGGAGGACTACTACAAGGCACACGTGGCCGACTACTCCTCCCCGGAGATGATCAAGCTGAAGGAGCTCGTCTTCGCCAAGGGCGAGGACGCCGAAAGCGCGGCCGAGAAGCTGAGAAAAGGGGCTGAATTCCAGTGGCTTTCCGCGAATGCCGCAGGGCAGGTGCCGGCGGGAAGCGAGGGCCGACTTGAGTTCGGCGACACCCCCTGGATCACCAAAAAGCTGGCCCCGGCGGTGCAGCTCGCCCTGGCCGGTGCGAAAGGCGGCGATTTCAGGCTATACACGAGCCCAGAGGGGTACAGCTACGTGCTGGCGGTACAGGACGTGATCCCGGCCAAGCCCGCTCCGCTGGAGAGCGCGCGCAAGGAGATCGCCAAGAAGCTCTACGGGGAGAAGGTGAACAAATCCATCGAGGAGTGGGGAGAAAAGCTCCGCAAGGCATACCAGGTGAAGCTCTACCTGGCGGAACCGGCGCAGTAGAGCGAGCAAGGAGAGACCATGTCGGGAAAGAAGAGTAAATACGGGATTCCGGTCGGCGTCGTCGCGGCCCTGCTCTATGCAGCCATCGTGCTGTGCACCAGCCCGAGCCACGCCGCAATGAGTTTCGCCAAGAAGGGGTGCCTTGACTGCCACAAGAAGTTCGTGACGCAGTACCTCGGGATGAAGGACGTGCACCCGGTCGTCAAGGAGCAGAAGTGCGAGGAGTGTCACTTGCGTCACGGCATCGTGCCCAAGCTCCTTTTGAAGGAGTCGGGAAACGCGCTCTGCCTTAAGTGCCATCCCAAGGATAAGATCGGGATGAACAAGGCGAACGTGCACAGCGCCTTGAAAAACGGCAGCTGTACCCTGTGCCATTCCCCCCATGCATCCCAGTCCGCCCGGCTCTTGAAAGGTGACGGGAACCAGGTCTGCTACCAGTGCCACAAGAAGGAACTCTTCGAGAAGAAGGTCGTGCACCAGGCGCTTTCCCGCGACGGCTGCAAGGCCTGCCACGTCGCCCACAGCTCGGACCAGAAGAACCTTTTGGCCCAGGCGGAGCCGAAGCTCTGCCTGTCGTGCCACGACAGCAAGGGCGCCGGCTTCAAAAAAGCCCACGGCGGCTATCCGGTGGAAAAGGCGCGCTGCACCGTATGCCACAATCCGCACTCCTCCGAAAAGCCCAAGCTCCTGAAGGGAAGCGTCCACGACCCGGTGCAGAGCGCGTCGTGCGACGGCTGCCACAACGCCCCCGCCGCGGACAACCCTTTCGGCGTCACCCAGAAAGGAAGCGAGCTCTGCTACCAGTGCCACGATGCTACGAAACTCAAGATGGGGGGAAGCGTCGAGCACGCCCCGTTCAGCGGAGGGGACTGCCTCTCCTGCCACAACCCGCACACCTCGGAGTTCTCCAAGCTCACCGTCCGCGACGGCAACGCGCTCTGCATCGGCTGCCACAAGGAAAAGGGGGCCGGGATGACCGCCCCGCACGCCGCCGTCACTAAGGGGAAGGGATGCCTCTCCTGCCACAAGCCGCACGCGGCAGGGAAGAAGCTCCTGGTCGCCCAGGGGGCGGATCTCTGCTACGGGTGCCACGCCAAGGTGAAGGAGAGCCAGTCCATGAGCGACGTGCACTTCCCGTTCGCCGAGGGTGACTGCACATCGTGTCACAACCCGCACGGCTCCAACATCCACGGAATGGTCAAGGCGCGCATGGACACGGTGTGCTACGGCTGCCACAGCGACAAGGAGAGCGCCTTCAAGAAAAACCACACGCACGCCCCGGTGCTAAACGGCAACTGCGTGGCCTGCCACGCCCCCCATGCCTCTCCGCAGGGGGCGCTGCTCAGGGCTCCCGCGGACGACCTCTGCGCCAAGTGCCACGCAAAGCTCATGGAGCAGGAAACCGGAGGCTCCAACCACGCACCCTTCAAACGCAAGAACTGCCTCGGGTGCCACGACTCGCACGCATCCAACACCCCCGGGATGCTGGCCAAGAAACAGGAGACGCTCTGCCTTTCCTGCCATCTGGACATCGAGAAGGGGCTCAAGGGGAAGGGGAGCAAGCACGCCCCCCTTATGAACGGAGGGGAGTGCACCAAGTGCCACAACCCGCACAAGTCCAAGCTGAACCGCCTGCTGCTCGCGCCGAGCCCGGACCTTTGCCTCACCTGCCACAAGCAGATCAAGGACAAGATGGGGAAGGAAACGCCGCACCAGCCGGCACAGAAAGACTGCACCACCTGCCACCGACCGCATTACTCCGCTGAGGGGTCCCTTTTGGCCGAGCCGGTCAGGACCACCTGCAGCGAGTGCCACGACCTGAAGTCGGAACAGTTCGGCAAGGACCACCTGAACATCAACCCGGAAGGGATCAACTGCGTGAGCTGCCACAACCCGCACGCGTCCAAAGACTCCAAGTTCTTCAAGGACACGCTCCATCCCCCCTTTGCGGCACGAACCTGCGACGACTGCCATATCGTCGAGAAGCGCTGAGAGGAGTCAGCAATGAAGCAACACACCGAGATACTCATCATGATCCTGCTCGCCCTGCTCTACGTTGCCTCGGCCGCGGCGCAGGAGAACACCCTTTTGATGTTCAAGCTAAAACCCGGTGCGACAGGCAAGGTCTGCATGGACTGCCACGTCAACATCCAGGAGACGGTGAAAAAGCCGTTCGTGCACACCCCGGTCAAGTCCGGCGACTGCACCGGGTGCCACAACCCGCATACCTCGTCCCACGGTAAGCTACTCGCCGCCGACTCGAAGCAGATCTGCGCGCAGTGCCACGCCACGGTCATCCCGCCGGACGCACGCAGCAGCCACAAGCCGGTTGCCGAAGGGAACTGCATGAAGTGCCACAGCCCGCACGCCTCGGAAAACAGGTTCAACATGCTGCGCGCCGGCAACGCGCTCTGTCTCGACTGCCACAAGGCCATGGGCGACACCCTCGCCAAGGTGAAGCACAAGCACAGCCCCGTGACCACCGGCTGCCTCACCTGCCATCTCCCCCATGCCTCCAGCAAGGCGGGCTTCCTGCTCAAGGATGAGGTGCCGGCACTGTGCACCGGCTGCCATAAGGTGGACAAACCGATCTTCATCAAGCAGCACATGAACTACCCCGTGGCCAAGGCGCGCTGCACCGCCTGCCACGACCCGCACGGCTCCGACATGCCGAGCCTCCTCTACAACAACGTGCACAAGCCGGTAGCCAGCAAGATGTGCAGCCAGTGCCACAACGATGCCACCTCAAGCTCCCCGTTGCAGACCAAGCGCAGCGGCTCCGAGCTCTGCAAGGAGTGCCACAGCGACATGGTGAACTCCACCTTCGTGAAGAACAAGGTGCACTGGCCCCTGCTGGGCAAGCAGGGTTGCCTCACCTGCCACAACCCCCACGCGGCCAAAGAGAAGGGGCTGCTCAAGGCGGATCTGATAACCGTCTGTGGCAGCTGCCACAAGGACACCATCCAGAGGCAGGAAAAGTCGCTCACCAAGCACGCCCCGGTCCAGAACGGGAACTGCATGGCCTGCCACGATCCCCACGCATCGAACAGCCAGTTCCTGACCAACAAGCCGTCCATCATAGACGTCTGCGGCAAGTGCCACGACTGGCAGAAGCACTCCACCCACCCCATCGGGGACAAGATCAAGGACAAGCGCAACAAGAACCTGACCATGCAGTGCCTGAGCTGCCACCGCGCGCACGGAACCGAATACAAGCACTTCATCCCGTTCCCGACCACGAGCGATCTGTGCACCCAGTGCCATGACCAGTACAAGAGGTAAAAAGCCATGTCTCGAATCTTCATGAAATACGCCGTGCTCGGCTTCGTGCTCCTCGCCGCCACCGGCGCGTCGGCGACGGAGCGGCTAAAGCAGGTGACCGCGGTTTACCTGGACGACAAGGGGGGGGGGCTCGCCGCCCCAGAGGGGATCGCCTGCGACGCCAAGGGGGGGATCGTAGTCGCCGACACGGGGAACGGCCGCCTGCTGAAATACAGCTTCAAGGATGCCGGCATCTCCGGGGGGAGCGAGGTGAAAGTGCCGCAGCTGACCGTACCGACCCGGCTGCAACTCGACTCGAAGGGGGACATCTACGCCCTGGACAGCAANNNNNNNNNCGGGGGGGGGGCTCGCCGCCCCAGAGGGGATCGCCTGCGACGCCAAGGGGGGGATCGTAGTCGCCGACACGGGGACCGGCCGCCTGCTGAAATACAGCTTCAAGGATGCCGGCATCTCCGGGGGGAGCGAGGTGAAAGTGCCGCAGCTGACCGTACCGACCCGGCTGCAACTCGACTCGAAGGGGGACATCTACGCCCTGGACAGCAAACTGCGCCGCATCGCCC from Geomonas ferrireducens includes these protein-coding regions:
- a CDS encoding YncE family protein; amino-acid sequence: MKIHLTAIVLAAFLAGCQTQLVSLRQPLVEEGELYLYTRPFPPAAERLSFTLEGISAVREDGAEFPVSLALKEVRPAELTRQRFLGSSTLTPGSYTGLALRISHPLLRREEGTAALQAPERVTINAPFTVQKQKALLLSLSFDYDNSIGAGFRFTPVFTVREPRRPVVGLAGYVTIPEANAIAIFDKQSAEVAGFIATGKTPRGLIFDQQRRRAYVALSGDDALQVIDMVTGEEVRRIRLTPGDSPEELALSPDGKTLLSVNKGSNTVSFVDPQGYFETGRLAVGDAPSSVLIDPTGQRGYVFNSFASTMTVIDLARRTVSATVGSAPGDGHGAFSRSGDQLYAVHALSSYLDVLDPFTLAQQRRYYVGMGVCTLKVDQRSGIVYTGRKSDAWVQALEPFTFNTIATVPLGGSPAYLTIDADENRLYAVNPARRRVQLVNLVSYRLENELELPAPPHRLALMGER
- a CDS encoding GNA1162 family protein, with product MPKRWIPPIMTLVLLALAGCAGPAEVYRDANMDFGALHTVAIMPLANLTRETSAAERVRDVFTTKLLATGALYVIPPGEVARGISRVGISNPVAPSTEELTKVAGVIKADAVITGTVKEYGEVRSGSSAANSISLSFQLLETQTGKVVWSASTTMGGIGITDRLFGGGGEPMNDITERAVNDAIKKLFQ
- a CDS encoding peptidylprolyl isomerase, whose translation is MNMNAMKLLLITALCAGTPAWAGLAAATATKAPAAPAAKPRETVQEKGSSEKGKPAPQKEGVTVLLQAPTFSPRFAQTPVALVNDDPILMQEFTDALGSIHEGTGSGADTKAGKKNFQSVLDRLVSARLIMAEGFNMGLDELPEAKKGISDFSASSLGEILKRRQLEGLKPDKKVVDRIYQDLVKEWKIRSVKFDKKDDAAKLAEQLKGGGKFDALADKLIDAGKVQGGKEGEWVQPKGLLPQIAQALSRMKDGEVTAVLPVGPAFTLVELQEVRFPKENDQALEEATQRALELKSNQALDQYWKDLEKKYVTLHKKVLDKLDFEAPRPGFDKLLKDRRVVADIRGEKPITVGDLAAAIRGKFFHGIGEAIKIKKVNEGKVPALEDMLLARVFKMEALKQGIDRSDEYKNANKKYRDSIVFGMFIDKVVVPEIKVTNGEVEDYYKAHVADYSSPEMIKLKELVFAKGEDAESAAEKLRKGAEFQWLSANAAGQVPAGSEGRLEFGDTPWITKKLAPAVQLALAGAKGGDFRLYTSPEGYSYVLAVQDVIPAKPAPLESARKEIAKKLYGEKVNKSIEEWGEKLRKAYQVKLYLAEPAQ
- a CDS encoding cytochrome c3 family protein; the encoded protein is MSGKKSKYGIPVGVVAALLYAAIVLCTSPSHAAMSFAKKGCLDCHKKFVTQYLGMKDVHPVVKEQKCEECHLRHGIVPKLLLKESGNALCLKCHPKDKIGMNKANVHSALKNGSCTLCHSPHASQSARLLKGDGNQVCYQCHKKELFEKKVVHQALSRDGCKACHVAHSSDQKNLLAQAEPKLCLSCHDSKGAGFKKAHGGYPVEKARCTVCHNPHSSEKPKLLKGSVHDPVQSASCDGCHNAPAADNPFGVTQKGSELCYQCHDATKLKMGGSVEHAPFSGGDCLSCHNPHTSEFSKLTVRDGNALCIGCHKEKGAGMTAPHAAVTKGKGCLSCHKPHAAGKKLLVAQGADLCYGCHAKVKESQSMSDVHFPFAEGDCTSCHNPHGSNIHGMVKARMDTVCYGCHSDKESAFKKNHTHAPVLNGNCVACHAPHASPQGALLRAPADDLCAKCHAKLMEQETGGSNHAPFKRKNCLGCHDSHASNTPGMLAKKQETLCLSCHLDIEKGLKGKGSKHAPLMNGGECTKCHNPHKSKLNRLLLAPSPDLCLTCHKQIKDKMGKETPHQPAQKDCTTCHRPHYSAEGSLLAEPVRTTCSECHDLKSEQFGKDHLNINPEGINCVSCHNPHASKDSKFFKDTLHPPFAARTCDDCHIVEKR
- a CDS encoding cytochrome c3 family protein; translated protein: MKQHTEILIMILLALLYVASAAAQENTLLMFKLKPGATGKVCMDCHVNIQETVKKPFVHTPVKSGDCTGCHNPHTSSHGKLLAADSKQICAQCHATVIPPDARSSHKPVAEGNCMKCHSPHASENRFNMLRAGNALCLDCHKAMGDTLAKVKHKHSPVTTGCLTCHLPHASSKAGFLLKDEVPALCTGCHKVDKPIFIKQHMNYPVAKARCTACHDPHGSDMPSLLYNNVHKPVASKMCSQCHNDATSSSPLQTKRSGSELCKECHSDMVNSTFVKNKVHWPLLGKQGCLTCHNPHAAKEKGLLKADLITVCGSCHKDTIQRQEKSLTKHAPVQNGNCMACHDPHASNSQFLTNKPSIIDVCGKCHDWQKHSTHPIGDKIKDKRNKNLTMQCLSCHRAHGTEYKHFIPFPTTSDLCTQCHDQYKR